From Phyllopteryx taeniolatus isolate TA_2022b chromosome 18, UOR_Ptae_1.2, whole genome shotgun sequence, the proteins below share one genomic window:
- the LOC133468333 gene encoding serine/threonine-protein kinase Nek2-like, with protein MTPKMTSRHGEYDVLYSVSMDSYGRCQKIRRKCDGKLLLWKEVFYDTLTESETQTLMSEVKRLKKLKHPNIVRCYDCIVDSANTKLYIVMEDCMGDNLASLIASKSRERRHLDEQFILRVMAQLSSALKFHRMINGRPATFLHHNLKPDNIFLDSEQNVKLGKPSYRPTEQRNNMSFNDKCDIWSLGCLLYELCTLCRYFPAQEQRGLAEKMPAGTIIRIPGQYSEELSILLNNMLNLTDYLRPSVESIFQSNLLAEAVGEDAKKAQLCLQRRLKRIDWNKRVRNARKNKENLSPGDPQFVMLHKIARRLQTGSRRASQVDKEPVCVCSLRL; from the exons ATGACCCCAAAAATGACGTCCAGACATGGCGAGTACGATGTGCTTTATTCAGTCAGCATGGATTCCTATGGAAGATGCCAGAAGATACGACGGAAATGTGATGGGAAG CTTCTGCTGTGGAAGGAGGTCTTTTATGACACTTTGACCGAGAGTGAGACGCAGACGCTGATGTCCGAGGTGAAGCGCCTAAAGAAGCTGAAGCACCCAAACATTGTGAGATGTTACGACTGCATCGTTGACAGCGCCAACACCAAGCTCTACATTGTGATGGAGGACTGCATGGGTGACAACCTGGCCAGCCTCATTGCCTCTAAATCAAGGGAAAG ACGTCATTTGGATGAGCAATTCATCCTGCGAGTCATGGCCCAGCTCTCATCAGCCCTGAAGTTTCACAGGATGATTAACGGCAGGCCCGCCACCTTCCTTCATCACAACTTGAAACCAGACAACATTTTCCTGGACAGCGAGCAGAATGTGAAGCTTGGAAAGCCCTCTTACAGGCCTACA GAACAAAGGAACAACATGTCCTTCAATGATAAATGTGATATCTGGTCACTGGGCTGTTTACTGTACGAGCTCTGCACTCTCTG CCGCTATTTTCCTGCCCAAGAACAAAGAGGTCTTGCAGAGAAGATGCCAGCAGGCACTATCataagaatccctggacagTACTCTGAGGAATTAAGCATACTGCTCAACAACATGCTCAACTTGACa GACTACCTGAGACCATCTGTGGAATCCATTTTCCAGAGCAACCTGCTGGCTGAAGCAGTCGGGGAGGACGCGAAGAAGGCGCAGCTGTGTCTTCAAAGACGTTTAAAGCGAATTGATTGGAATAAGCGGGTACGCAATGCTCGCAAAAACAAGGAAAACCTTTCGCCCGGTGATCCTCAGTTTGTGATGCTCCACAAGATTGCCAGGAGGCTCCAGACGGGCAGTCGGCGTGCGAGCCAGGTCGACAAAGAACCAGTCTGTGTCTGTAGCCTCCGTTTGTGA